A stretch of DNA from Vanrija pseudolonga chromosome 6, complete sequence:
ATTGTAACTGTCGAGAGCGGCGGGTGCCGCAGAGACACGCGTGCCGGTCTGGTGAGGGTCCtttgggcgcgggcgccgagcGATTGTAACTGGGCagtggggcgggggcgtgtGCGGTCGGCCAGGTCCAGCCCTGTGGGGCTATCGGCCCGCCGCTGGATACCCCTTGCCCCACCGCGATAAGAGTAAGGTTGACATGGTACAGTCGTAGTAACGCGCGACATGAGGTTGGCGGGGGCATGTGATTACCAAACGAATATTCGGAGTCACGACTGGGTAGTTTCCTCCAAGAGCATTGACCATACAATCGGATGATGCCCAAGCCATGACACGCTTTTGTCGTCAACCAGCCTGATGGGGATGCGGGCCTCTGCTCCCACACGCCTGTCCTCACAAGGTTGCGCGTGCACCGGCTCGCGCGATTGAGGCAGTTGCATGGTAAGGGCGCTCGTGACGTCGCCTTACTTGATGAGATCGCTTAGGAGAAAGCCTCGTTGGTGCAGTGGTAACGAGCAGGGCAAGTGATTACATACTAAAGCTCCTAGTCGAAATGGTAGCTCTCCCCCCAGGAGCTGTGACCAAACCAAGCATGATGCCCCACTCTCGTCTTTTGGTCCTCCACTTCCTACTCGGCCCAAACCTAGAGACTGCGCCCGACGCGGCAGCTACGTCCCTTCACAATGAGGGCGGGGCCGATCCTCTCCATCTCCAGCTTGCGCCCCGGGGAGAAGTTTGTTTGGTGTAGTTGGAAGCATGCACCGGGACTGGGCAAAGGATTGCAAACATTCACAGATATGTCGGTAGCTGTAGCTCTGACCACAAAACGACACATATGATGCCCTGGTCTTTTGGCACCAGTGTTGTGGCACCCTCCACCCAaccagcacgccgaggccgtagTGCTCTGCGCCATGCCAACCATCGCGGAGGGTCGCTTGGCTCAGTCGTAGAACTACGGCTCCACTCCAACTGTCGGCGCGGCACATGATTACGCAAATCTCTGGGCATCTAATCCTTTGGGTAGCGTCCCCCCACGAGCAGTGACCAAAACAATGTATGATGCCACGTTCTGGCGTGTCCGAAGGTGGCGCCACGCCGGGTACACACATGCCTCACCTCGGTTCAACCACGTCTAGGCGCCTGTCGCTGGCCCTTCAATAATATGAGCTACATAGCACAGCGGGTAGCAATGCACTCTTCCTCGACGCACGTCGAGGCGGTGTGCAATGCCTACCTTGCGCATCCGACGCTCTGACAGTGATTTCCAAGACTACTGAGTCATAGTTATGGGTATGCCCTTGGGCGGTGACCGTGAATCTGTGTGAGCCGGAGGCGGCCGGAGGGTGCATTTTTGGCCGGCCCCGAGTGGATGCATGCGTGCATGGGTAGTTGGAAAGCGCTCGGGATttgcggcgccgaggacgacgcgcggtGGAGGGCCTCACCCGCCGTTGACAATCGGGGCGACGCCACCAACACAAGTGTGTGGGTCGCATAGTTGGTAGATATCACCGTAGTGTGCAAATCAAATGGGCAGATGATTACCAAAGTTCCAATGCCTAGCTGGTAACCTCCCCCAAGAGGAATGGCCGAAAGACTGAATGATGCCCAGTCGGTATTCACACACCGTTTTTCGCTGCAGTGCCACACTCGCCGCAGCGACTCCCAACTGACACCAACATGCACTGGCATGGTACGATTGATATGAGATTACCTACAGAGTACAGATGCATTATGGACCGTTAGCGAACGGGTGTCGTTGCACACAAGGGCGCACAGTCCGAGTCAGTGCAGAGAAGCAAAGCACGCCCGGCCCCGATCACGCATACGCCCCTCGTCCCCTCACTTCGAATCCCACCGACCAGTCCAAAGCACACCATCGTAGCCCAACGGTCGATACCCAGACAAATGATTAAGCCATATCTCTATGCAAGGTAGCCCCACAGCGCCGTGACCACCATGCAAGGCCTAGATGATGTCAGGTGTTCGGTTCGGGTACGGGTCCGGCGGTGGCGTGGGCGATCTTTTGCAGGGCTCCGTGTTCGGGGCGGCGGAGTGGAGGGGGGCGGTGCTGTTGCTCGAGAGAGCGGGTGTTCGAGTCTTGATGAGTTTGAGAGGTTTTGTAGGTGGGTTGGACGGTGGTACAGTGACTTGCGGGAGGGGGCGATCAGGGCGAGAGGTGGGTGCGGACGGGTGTCTTCTCGACAGGTTTGGAGGGGAGCAAAAATTCATGTGGCTTAGTGGTATTGACGCTTAGGGAGGTGTTTTACTACCTCTGAGCCAGGTTTATGATTGCAAGAAAATCTCCTGTATCCCCCTGGGGTAAGAGTGCCTCCACCACGGGCAATGACCAGACAATTGTATGATGCGAAGCTTGCCACCTTTTGCGTGTGACTACGtacctcgacgtcgataCAGAAACACCAACATGATTCTGACACGCGCGTCTCTTCGTCCCATGCACCGCGAGCCCCTGCCGATCACGACGATCTCCTCTTCGCTGCCTCGCCGCTCCTATCTCAACTTCTGAGGCCGGTCGACGCGCACCTCTAGCACAGCGGTTAGAGAGCAGGCAAGTGATGATCCATACCTGGGATTTAAAGGGATTTGCTGTGAAGCAATGACCGTCAAGTTACTGTTACCATGGCTGATGTTTGCGTTCTTTTTCTTGCTCAAGGGCCGGGCGCTGCCGGAGTGCGTGACGTGTGGAGGCGTGAGATTCACCCGGACAACCGCTGATCCGACCGCGATTCGTGTGTGACGCTGTACGCTGTAGCATAGTTGGAAGACTTTGGGCAAATGATTACCCAAAAATTTAGTGTTTGTCTGTGGTAGCTCTCCTCCATAGAGCTGTGACCACTCGTCGGATGATGCCCCACCCAGTGTTGGTTTTTCATACAACATCATTGGTAGCTGTATACCGCTAGGCCTCATAATTCATGACTGGAGTGGAATGCGCCTGCACACCCACGTGAGAAGTTGCTCCGCCAGGGAATGTTGCGCCGAGGTGTGCCACCCCTCGGcagctcgatgccgagcagTCTCCAGCTTCTGTGGCGTCGAAGCCGGCGACGCAGAATACAGCTGCTACACACCCTGTCCACAAGTCGCTGTAGCTCAGTCGTAAGAGCTTGGGCAGATGATGAGACAAACCCTAGTCAATATTGGTAGCTCCAGCAGAGCCGAGACCTTACACTACAATGATGCCCCCAGCGTGCCTTTTGGCCTCCGTggcgggcagcagcgtccCCGCCGTATTTCACGTCTCTACACCCATGGACACCATAGCTCATCGGAGAGCACCTCACGGTACAGCATAACACTGACATCTTGCCGCTGGCGCCAAAGCAGAGTGCCACACCGGCATGGCGACCGCCACACCCGACCCTACCTCTCGCACCACTTCCCTACCTCCCAATCAAAAGGTTTCAGTCCTCCTTGAAGGCCAGGCTTACACTGTAAGGGAGTCGAACCCCTGCCGCATCGATGGCAACGATGCATGATACCGTTTCACCAACAGTGTAttgagcgccgaggcgcgaTTCTTGTTCGTCGGGGCGGTCGGAGGGGTTTGAGGTGTGAGCCGATTTTTTCTTTTTTTTTTTTGAcggggaggtggaggttgCGGTCCGCCAATTTTCGCATTGCGTTCACTGGCTGTCTAGCTTGATATGCATCTGCCGAGCTACTACTTGCCAGCGTCAGCAGTATGGGCAAAGCCCTGTTGCTTGAGATTTTGACGGCTGCATGAAACGAGACGGCGGGTGCGCCGGCTCCAACCACCACGCTGGCGGTCCTGGCGTTTTCACAACAGCCCCCTAGGTACGCTCCCGCTGCAGAAAATCTCGTTCATCGCCCAAACTACAATACACACGACATACACCAGACCCAAACTACCTCCTACTTGTCCAGCACGATGACCGTCTTGCCAATCTTGTTCTTCTCGAACAGCTTGTACGACTGGGCGTTAGCGCGGCCTCCAGCCACCAGACCTACCtcaacgacctcgtcgaAGCCAATCTCGTTCTCGATAAAGTGCTCAAACAGGTCCTTGTTGGTCCGCAGGATCTCGATAGCGCCTGGGATGAAGGTCTGCACCGAGCAGCGGCCGTACTGGAAGCGGAGGCTGGGGCCAGTCAGCGTCGCCCACACGCGGTACTCACTTCTTGCCGTAGAGCGCAGAGCCAGGAACCGTCACGGGGTGCGTGTGCACACCGCAGCTCGAGATGACGCCATAAGGACGCACGAGGTCAACTGCCGTGTCGATCGCGGCAGCGtggccgacgacctcgagcgcggcgtcggcgccgcggccctcCGTCGCCTCAAGGATGGcagccttgaccttgtcAGCGGGCAGCGCAatggcgccgtggcgcgcggcggcctcgagacGGTGCTCGGCGATATCGGTCGCGAAGACCTTGTCGAACATGGTCACGGCGGACGAGATGGCGCACAGCCCGACGGGTCCACAGCCAATGACGacggccacgccgcccttcttgccgaccttgtcgagctggtcCGACCTGTCCTCGTCCGCGAGCCGCTTGGCGTTCGTCGCGACGTAGTAGCCCGTCGGGACGATGTCGGCCATGAGCACCATGAGCTTCTCGGGGatgtcggccggcgcggcgaaCAGGCACCCGTCGGCATGCGACACGCGAGCGTACTCGGCCTGCATGCCGTCCGCCTTGACGCTGCCGAACAGGTCGCCGTTGGCACAGCGCGACGTGTAGCCCTTGGCGCAGTAGTAGCACTTGCCTGGGCCGTTAGCGAGGTGCAGGGTGGGGACAATAGCGTGCGGGGGAACGGGGCGGGGTTGGTGGCTTGGaggcgtctcggcgtcggtgagcgAGCTCGTAGAGGCACACATGTGACTCGCGCTCGTACTCGCCCCCGTACGAGCTGCGGAGGCCAGCTCGTCGGAGCGTCGGTTGCAGTCGCAGCTCCCCGTCCGCCGCACGACAGCACTCACCGCAGCTGGTCGAGAAGGGCACAATGACACGGTCGCCGACCTTCCACTTCTTGACGTCAtcgccggccttgacgaTCGTGCCAACAGCCTCGTGGCCGATGATGAAGTTGTATGGCCCGGGCTGGTGGCCGCGGTAGATGTGGAGATCGGAGCCTGGGTGTGGTGGTCAGTATGTGTATGGTCTCGGCGACTCCGCCCCAGCGTCCCAGATGGTCTCGGCGAGTATCGGAGGCTCGCCCGCAGGCTCCCTCCTGCTCTCGTCTacccgcccgctcgccctcctgcAAGAGCAATAGAtgtcgcccacccaccctccctcGAGGGTTGCTCGTAGAgacgtcgcccgcccacccaccctgctggcgcgagcgatactgtgcccgcccacccacccctatgATCGCTGCGCGATCAAGAAGTATGCcatcacccacccctcctccgggctccgcctccccttATGCtggcacccacccctccacctgCTCCGCTGCCCCTACTCTACTCACCACAAATACCCGCCGTCGACACCTTGATGATGACATCCGTGTCTGCCTTGAGCTGGGGGAAGGGCCTCTCTTCAAGCGCGAGCACATACGGCTCCTTGATGATCACGGCCTTCATGGTGGTAGGGAGGGACATTTTGAACGTGttggggggtggtgggggcggtgaGAACGGTAGGCAAGAGGGATACAGCGGTGTTCGCTAGTCGTGCTTATCGCTTCTTATGTGCTAGACAATGCCCAGATTGCGGATGGGAGCGATGGAGAGATGGAGAGATGTCGCCAAGGCCCCCCCGGTGTCGTTGTGGGGGAGGGCCGCATCGCGCCGGGTGCCCGGTATCTGTCAAATGCCGATTAAACGACAATGATACCCGGTCAAATGTCGGGCATCCACGCCGCAGTGACGGGCCACggaccagcagcgcgccTGGGCCGACACATGCATCCATCCCTGCCCCGTGCTTCAGGACACAGTCGCACATGTATGCATGCACTGATACAGCACAGAGCGGGGCACCTCCGTCCGTCGCTGCGTTATACGGTGTCGCCGACACGAGCCGGCGGGAGCCAGCCGACGTGTCGGACTAGGCCGAAGCCGAACACCGCGTAAACATCCCGTGACTCGTGACTGTGCCAGCCAACCTCAGCAACATGACATCAACTACTACTAGACTACAACGTAGAGGGAGGGAACAGCTCGGGCTGGTCGGTAACAAACGAAAAGGGAATCTCCGTGTTGATAGGGTCGGTCGGCGCTGCACGCAGCATGTCGAGCAGCGTCTGGTGGTCCCAGAAACTGCCGTCACCAAACCACGCGAGGCCGTTGTCCATCGACACTGTAGCGTTCGGCTGCGACAGGGTCATGCTTGGCGTCAGGCTGCCAGTCGAGTTGGACGCCTCGAGGCCAGTCGGCACGCTGGGAgacaccgagtcggccgcgacgggctTGCTGGAGAAGCCGGCGCCGTGCGTTATGCGATCGAGCTGCGTGCGGATGCTGACGATGCCGCGGCGGATGCATGGTCCTTGGTgcgcggcctgctcgagcacctcgagcgaGAACTCGACGCGTTCGAATGCCTCATCGCGGATCAGGCCCTTGCCTGTGCGGATGAGGAacaggtcgacgccgctggaTGGTCAGCTAGGCCTCGACAGCAAGACGGCACCTTGCTCACCTGGCAATGAAGCAGTAGTAGAGGATGAGGTAGTGGTGACAGTTGTGCCCAAACGAACTTGACCACAGGTGGAGGATCTCGTTGATCCGCGTTGCAGCGGTACGGCAGTGGCCAAGCGCCGAcatggcgagcgacgagcgactGTTCTCGGTGAGCAGCGGCCGGTAGATCAGGATGCGCATCGTGTAGTATAGGAGGCTGAGGTGTCAGCTAACCAACGAGATCAAGTCAGCTTACTTGATGAGAATGACGTTGGGCGGAGGACACCACTCTGGCAGGTTGGGCccctcgaccttgagcgCCGATGGCAGGTTGTTGCGCCacgcgtcgagctggtctGCTGCTGACCGGATGAACGACAGCGACCGCTGGCTCTCGTGGTTGGGCGAGTACATGTTGGTCATGACCGActcgaggatgagcgcgaggtgggcgtAGTGTCGTAGCGCGAATGTCTTGAGCAGGAGCGTGGGTGGGTAGGGCCTGGAGGAGTCAGTAAGGTGAAGCGCACAACTCGTCTTGCCACCTCACTCACCCAGGCTTAGGCAGAACAGCACCCTTCCACAAGATAGGCTCCCACTCCATGTTGTCGTCGGGGTCTTGTGGTAGCGAGTCGGTGGACAGCCCTGGTCGGCAGCTGAACCCAGGCTCCCGTCCGAGTGCCAGCGACATGGTCTTGTCCCAGATGTATGCTGGTGGGTCAGTCCGCTTCACCAGGGGCGGGGCACCCACCACTCCAGAACACGCGGTTGCGCATGTCGCGGTCCTCGGCCGACAAGCGCAGACTCGCTGCGTCGTCGGATACGGGGAGGTGGAGTCCCATCTGAATGGGTCAGCGTGTCTCAGATGTGGGAACCCACGTCCTGCATCATGCGGATCGCCATGCCGAGGAGCATCCAAGCCTGGTTGGTcgtgccgacggcgatcTGACGTCCCGAGAGCACGAGGAGGGCCTCTGGGAAGCGTTAGCGGCTGACCCACATTCCTCAGCCACTCACGAATCGTCGTTATCCGCCCAGGTCCCATGATCTCTTCCGAGAGCATGCTCATCGCCAAGCTGACATACTGCTCTcccttggcctcgcgctcgcggtcgtccATGCCGAAGCACAATCTGATGCCGACGATGTAGATGACAATCAGCAGAAACTCGGAGAAGTACGGCCCTTCGAGCGCCATATCgcctgcggtgtcagcttgTCCGCGACGTGAAAGCTCACGGAGGAAGATTGGCCGGTGGACGATGCCGTCCGCGCAGCTGACCCAGGCAAAGTACGCGTCCATccacgcctcgccgtcctcgacgctcGCGTACCGATGCCTtaagcgcgcggcggcacgcagcCGGTCCTCGGTCCACGTCTGCCCGCCTgccacgccgagcggagAGCCGGCACGCGACTGGCGCGGCCGCGTGCCCGAGTCGTCAAACATGCTCAGCTCGCCATGGTATACCGGTCGCGAGGCGGAACCGAGGTCGTACCGCGGCCTCGGGAGGACGTGCTCCGACTCGTGCGTGCCGGGCGtaggcgacgccgagcggctgcGCGACTTGGTGCCgacgttgttgttgttgttgttgaagCCAGGGTTGCCGACGCTGGAGCTGCCTACAGcttgcggcgcgctgctgcttccCGACGCGACGTTGGCCATCGCTTCGAGCCGCCGCAGACGCTGCTCGAACCCGGCCATCATGGctgccgtctcgtcgtccatACGCTTCTTTGGCGGGCGCGTCCGCTCAACCTGCTCGCAGACCGTGTTCGTGTCGAGGCATGGCTTGCACGGTGGgttctcgccgccctcgcacTTGATCTTGCGCTCGCGGCATACCTGGGGTGTTAGCAAGGGACCGGGTtagcagcgcgcggcgctgcgacGAGGATGCTCGAGCTCGCAGAGAAGCCTGGGACACTTCTCGACGACATCAGTCGTCGCGTGACTCAGATGTggagggcagcggcaagcTTACCCACGGCCGTGGGGCAATAGCCCGCAGCTCTACTCCAAGCCACACGTCGCCGCTAGCCCCATCACGGTCGCAAGACTCACCAAGCACGAGTGCCCGTAACTCCTCTTCTTGTACTTTTGCGGCTGCTCGGGCGTCTGGCCCGATGACGAccccgcgcggcgcttgaCCGGCTGCGACATGACGCGCACGagagggcggggcggggagaggccgctcgctcacttGATGGGCTGGCTTGCTGCGGGGACCTGAGCGAATGGCCGTGCGTGAGTCTGGCGAGCTAGGCGTAGGTGCGGCCGTGCTGGCTGTACTGTGCTGTGTTGTCGCCCTTGACTGAAGGAGGTTGATTACAAGTCGAGATGGAGATGGATTGTCGTTGTGCTGAGTGGGCGAGGTGTCCAAGTCACGTGAGTCGCCGGACCGGGCCGAGCGGAAATCGGGTAATCAGGCGGCGGGATCCGACCGCCGACAGGtgacggcgacaacgacgacggaggTAGCGAGcagacgtcggcgacggctgTGACGAGGGCGGATGCGAAAAGATGTTGTGCTCGTGCATCTTTGTCTGGGGAGCGCgggggaggtcgaggtgcacggcgcgggcgacggctCACAGCCGAGTGAGCCGAAAGAGCCGATTTGTGGGAGTCCAttcctcgtcgctcgctgcccgcATTCCGTCGTCGGAGAGCTGGGAGTGGACGTCGTCATGCTGGTGGCAGTAGATCGGGCGCTGGTCGTGTCTGCTCGTTGAtcagcgagcacgaggagtGAAGTGAGTAAAAGGCAACAACACCACGTCAATCATCCTCATCAAGAcagaggcaggcagccaagATAACAACAGCTgacctccccctccctcctccctccacctccaTCCCCGAGAACGCggcagcacgagcagctgACTTCGCCAAAGCGCACCGTTTCATCGGCTTGGACCAGCAGTCAAGGTGATCAGTCAGCCGCCAAGTCAAGTCGTTCAGTGTACGGAAACACACTCACCGAGGCGCTCGGAATCGCAATCCCGGAAACCTTTCCCTGACTAGGCAGGCACGCGACGAGGCGTTTGAGCGTGCTGCCGAGGTTGTTGGCGGCCAGTCGTCAGCCGCAAGAAGCCGAGGGCACGCGACTCGATGGAGGGATATAGACCGTGCTCTCTGTGCGTGCGCATGGCCGCCAAGCTAATATGCAGGCGACGATCATTTGGCTTGGCCGGCGCAGTGACTCCCTCACGTCAGTGCCACTTCGGCCACTTGGGTGTAGGTGCCAGTGTATACATTGTCTCTCTACAAGTTGGGAGGCACTAGGTGTTGATCACTGCGCGTTAGAGCCTATTACATCTGCAGCACACACCTTCACAGTCCCGGCTGGCGGGTATCATCCGTTCGAGTGTGTGTCGAGTGTGTGCCACTCGTGTCTTCTGCTCCCGTCAGCGGTACCTCGAAACCGACGCTCACAAGCTAGGCGGCCTAGACACACAGcgcctccagcgccgccgaaTCCAGCGACATAGGGCGGTAGGAGGGGGGTGGAATGCGGTAATGAGCACTACGACGTTCGTTGAAGGCGCGGAGGTGCTCTGGTGTCAGCGAGGCCAGCCGGCGTGTACGAAACTCACCAgaggacggcgtggcggcggggtcgttgAAGACAGAAGTGGGCTGGGTCGAGTGGACCGAGTCGTGGACCGCACTGggcgactcgtcgtcggagaaCGTGACGACAGTGCtgtgcagcgcgaggcggacgtagcgggcgcggcggcggccggggaGGACGCGACGCGGGCGCTGGCGGATGCGGCGGGTGTCGTCGAAGAAGTGACCGTAGCCGCCGTaggccgcctcgacgtccgTGCCGCCCATGAAGCGGCGAACGCGAGGGCCGATGACGACAACCAGGAACATGAtcacgagggcgacgccgaacacgacgccgaggccgaaggaGATGACAGCGGTGAACATCTCAgagtcgtcgaggcggaggtaGCGCTGGAGGGTGTGGTAGAAGTATGGTGTGATTTCGTCGCAGATACAGTACATGACGACGTGGAGTAAGAGGGCGAGAGCCGGAATGAGGAGCATGAGAGTGGGAAGTGTGTCGTGTCGAGCGTTGTCGTGTTGCGGTTTTGGGTTGGGGCCAGTGGCCTCGTCCCACGCACGCATGCAAGCACGCACGCTTtgcccccgctgccgtcTCGCAATCTTGACATACACAAGGCCTGCGGATGGCTGTGTCTGTCCTTTGTGCCGCTCCGGGATGGACTGGCGACAAAGCCACGGGGGGAtcgccggtggtggcgccggccgGTCGCTCTGCTGCCCGCTGTCCCCGGCACGGCGCTGGACAACGATTACAAACTGCTCTGTCAGCTCTGCTCGGCGTATTGGTATTTTAGTTGTACTTGCACGGCACCACAATCAGCGGGCctggtcgccgccgtcggtcACACCCTCccccggcctcctcggcacctTTGACGCGCCACCGGCCTTACCCTGCGTACTGACGCCCACCCATCTCCCTTCCGTTCACCCTTGCACGCCAAGGT
This window harbors:
- the Rv1895 gene encoding putative zinc-binding alcohol dehydrogenase; amino-acid sequence: MSLPTTMKAVIIKEPYVLALEERPFPQLKADTDVIIKVSTAGICGSDLHIYRGHQPGPYNFIIGHEAVGTIVKAGDDVKKWKVGDRVIVPFSTSCGKCYYCAKGYTSRCANGDLFGSVKADGMQAEYARVSHADGCLFAAPADIPEKLMVLMADIVPTGYYVATNAKRLADEDRSDQLDKVGKKGGVAVVIGCGPVGLCAISSAVTMFDKVFATDIAEHRLEAAARHGAIALPADKVKAAILEATEGRGADAALEVVGHAAAIDTAVDLVRPYGVISSCGVHTHPVTVPGSALYGKNLRFQYGRCSVQTFIPGAIEILRTNKDLFEHFIENEIGFDEVVEVGLVAGGRANAQSYKLFEKNKIGKTVIVLDK
- the SPBC1683.13c_0 gene encoding putative transcriptional regulatory protein; translated protein: MSQPVKRRAGSSSGQTPEQPQKYKKRSYGHSCLVCRERKIKCEGGENPPCKPCLDTNTVCEQVERTRPPKKRMDDETAAMMAGFEQRLRRLEAMANVASGSSSAPQAVGSSSVGNPGFNNNNNNVGTKSRSRSASPTPGTHESEHVLPRPRYDLGSASRPVYHGELSMFDDSGTRPRQSRAGSPLGVAGGQTWTEDRLRAAARLRHRYASVEDGEAWMDAYFAWVSCADGIVHRPIFLRDMALEGPYFSEFLLIVIYIVGIRLCFGMDDREREAKGEQYVSLAMSMLSEEIMGPGRITTIQALLVLSGRQIAVGTTNQAWMLLGMAIRMMQDMGLHLPVSDDAASLRLSAEDRDMRNRVFWSAYIWDKTMSLALGREPGFSCRPGLSTDSLPQDPDDNMEWEPILWKGAVLPKPGPYPPTLLLKTFALRHYAHLALILESVMTNMYSPNHESQRSLSFIRSAADQLDAWRNNLPSALKVEGPNLPEWCPPPNVILINLLYYTMRILIYRPLLTENSRSSLAMSALGHCRTAATRINEILHLWSSSFGHNCHHYLILYYCFIASGVDLFLIRTGKGLIRDEAFERVEFSLEVLEQAAHQGPCIRRGIVSIRTQLDRITHGAGFSSKPVAADSVSPSVPTGLEASNSTGSLTPSMTLSQPNATVSMDNGLAWFGDGSFWDHQTLLDMLRAAPTDPINTEIPFSFVTDQPELFPPSTL